From the genome of Nicotiana sylvestris chromosome 1, ASM39365v2, whole genome shotgun sequence:
GTTCCATAATGTGTAACGCTAAATAGACTAATCGATCTTTCTGCTAATGCTGCAGAGCCATGGACTTCATAGTAGTGCTATTTCACAATTTAGTTCAGCATCAGGATTGGTCAATGTCCCAAGCTTGCAACGATTCTTACGCCAAGACATTGAAGAAATGGCATGGATGGCTTGCTAGTTCAAGCTTTACGGTATTTTCCTCACTGTGTTTTCAGTCTAAAAATGATCTAACAACAGGATTTCAACTAGCCAAAGACTTTGTCTCATGGATATGTTAATCTCTTATATGAGAAACTGTACTGTAAATTTGGTCTTTTGAACCTGTAAAGCGTGCTAACGTGTTTCTTAATGTGAACCAAAGGTTGCCATAAAGCTTGCTCCAGATAGGAAAAAGTTCATGGAGGTTATAGGTGGCAACGGTGACATCTACGGAGATATGGAAAAGTTTTGTACGACGTTTTCACCTATACTTCAGCAAATCCACAAATTTCTGGTATGACATTAGTACTCCTTTCAAGTTTTCAAACAAAACTACGGTTGACTTAAGTTTGTGAACGATGTATTGGCCTTTTGTGCAGGCTAGTGTTGGCTTGGACAGTATGAAAGCTTCATAATCAACGTCTTCCTTGGACAACTACTTCTCCAGTTTCAGCATTCTGAAGTTCTAAAGTGTAGATCTTTACCGTATTTGTCCCAATTTTTCAACAGCATTGTTAGTTCTCCCTAAATTTTCACATCTGTTGCTTTTATATTCTTTTCGTCCTGCTAAAATTTTATGATATTTTCTGGTCAGTGTCTTACTTCTCTAATGTTGCTTCTTTTTGACAAAATATTTTGGTTAGAATGGTGAATTAAAAGGAAATGAGATGGTAAGGAAAGCATACATgcatcccccccccccttcccttgTTCTTTTACCCCTTAATTACATTGAAATAACTTTGTTTGTCAAGTTAAACAATATCATTTACAGTCAGAGACGGAGCTAGGATTTCAAGCTTATGAGTTCGGGATTCTAATCGTTTTAAGTTATTGGGttctaaataaataattttaatatattCAATAGATTTCTTAAGATAAATATAGGGTTCTATCCAAAGCtattgggttcggccgaacctGCTTCCGACACTCTAGCTCTGCCACTGTTCACATTGAGTTAAAACGAGCATGTGTAAGCTATGTGATTAAACTATCTATAAATTAATATTCCTCACGAGCCTAATGCCATTTTCATGAGTTGGAATTGATTCTTGTAAACATGATTAGTTTGCTTACACTTTATCCGGGATGGTTGCTGTTGATTAAGACAACTTGAGCATCACAAAGTCTTCTGTTACCGTTTCATTAAGTCTCAGCTGTTAGTCGTTTGATCAAGTTGTGAAGTTCCATTGCTGCACGTTCAAGTATCCGCATCAAGTTTAGAACGACATATCATGCATCACTAAACTCATTTTGCTCTCTTGTTTCTCAATCTTTTTTTATTGTTTGTGTGTGCTTGTGCCTGTGCGTGtgtgaaggggagccttggagcaatggcagagttgtctccgtgtgacctataggtcatggGTCCGAACCACGGAATCAGCCACtaggctgtctacatcacacGCCTTAGGGTGCAGCCATTCTCCAGCACCTACGTGAACATGAAATGCCTTGTGCATCTGGCAGTTCGGAGGGCCACAGATGCAAACTAAGCGTAAGGTCAACATTTGTTTGTTGCACCAAACAGGCAGCTGAGAGTAGGTGAAGACTGAGCAGAATTTTGACTGTAAAGATGATCGAGAAGCCAAAACTAGTTAATCAAACTCAAGTCTGAATCACTAAGTTAAACCCATACGAGTACATATGCAATGTACTTAAGAGCAAAATATCAGTGTAACGTGAGATTACATACATGATTCACACAAAATCAAACATACATATCAACTAAGAGTTATTGACATATCTTTTCACCGTTACAAACGGCGTTCTACTTAGATGTTCTCCTACTTTGGGAGAAAGTCCAATACCTACTTCTTTGATAACTGACTGTGGAGTTAATAGACCAGTAGGGTTGAAGTTCTCCTTTGAATCATAAGAGCTCTTAAACGTTTTTGTCTGATTTACTGATGACTTTTTTATAGTCTCGGGATAAACTGATGGCGAATGATCCTTGGAGAAACCTACTGATGGAGTATGAAAATCTTTTACAGCTCCGATTGTCTTATCCGTAGGTGATGAGAAATCAGTATCTTTAACATTCTTCTCTGCAGGTTTCGCTGGAATTATACTATGATGAGAAAGCTCTCTATAATTTCCACAGAGTGTGAATATGTTCTCAATAAGCACTTTTCTAGAAGGCGCTGCACCCATACAAACATCGGTGTCCTTTGATAAATCACTGAAATCATCAGGAGCTGGTCTCAAACAACTCGTACCATGATTTAGCAGACCCGAACATATTCTTTTTTCCTCAATGACCTCCTTCTGCACCTCCAATTCACCATCACCTTCTTCGTCCTCTTCA
Proteins encoded in this window:
- the LOC104247665 gene encoding glycolipid transfer protein 1-like, which translates into the protein MEGTLFSPALEGMKHVKSEHGELMTKPFLEVCKLVLPILDKFGAAMTVVKSDINGNISRLESKYNDNTSRFNYLYSFVQAEVEIKTAKSSSSCTNGLLWLTRAMDFIVVLFHNLVQHQDWSMSQACNDSYAKTLKKWHGWLASSSFTVAIKLAPDRKKFMEVIGGNGDIYGDMEKFCTTFSPILQQIHKFLASVGLDSMKAS